The Paroedura picta isolate Pp20150507F chromosome 17, Ppicta_v3.0, whole genome shotgun sequence genome contains the following window.
GCCAACGTTGATATAATAATTAGGTCTAAATCTCCCCACCCTGAAACAAGAGACTCTTTATTTACAAAGATTACAACGGCTATTCTGGACAGgcaggaggaggcgggggggggaatgcaaaaaCTTtgtacaaacagagagagaggtgAGAAATGACAACTCAAAGCAAGCGAAGAGGGACGAGGAGGGGGCAAGAAAAAGCGCACAGCCTTGGGGCGAGGGTTTCCCACTTGCTCGAGATCGGTCTTCATAGGCGGCGTGAGGAGGAGGCGGGAAAAACGGCAGAGAACCAAACGGAAACGGTTTCCAGGCTGCAAAACCCCTTCTTGGGGCTGTTACCCCTCACCTTTCTGCTGAGATGGGGGCCTGGATTCTGCGCCCACTCTGTCGGGAAGCTGCCCGGGGGCTGAGCCAACTCTCCGGTGATCTTTGGCCGGTGCTCTAATCTAGCCAAGCCGATGATGCTCCCGTAACCGTGAgcgggaaagggaggaggggcgGGCAGGGAGCAGAACAGACAGTGAGTAAGGCATTTTGCCGGCCCGGCAAGCTCGGAGAGCAGTCCGTAACGGGCGTCCACGGCTGGGAGCGCCGCGAGGGCGTGGGCAGGCGGCCGAGCCCGGCCGCTCCCCGTCGGCGTGTTGTCAGTACTCCTCGACCCAGCCGTTTTCCGATATGAACGCGTCGATCACCTCCTTCATGGCGAGGTTGGGGATCAGCTGGTCTTGGGTCAAAGGGCTCCGAGTCACGGGGTCGAAGTGGCCGACGCGCTGGGAAGGGTAAGAAAAGGGGGGTGGCGCCAATGTGATGGGAAGCAGCCCAATTTGTGGCCATGTGTCGCCCTCGTCCCCGTTTCGGGAGAATTTCAAAGGGGTTCACACAACCTCACTGCTACGAGGAATAATCCATTCCGCTTCTGCAGCCCATACACTGGCCGGGAACACAGGAAACAGATCctagggacctcaagggtcatctagtccaacccccccctcccgcacaatgcaggaaattcacttccCCAGTGGCCTCTAGGCCCAGAGGAAAGTGAgaaacctccaggatccctggacccatctaacctggagggaaattccttcctgacaagggcccattctgcacacgctagataacGTGCTttgaatgcactttcaaagtagattttcctgttctgcacagaaaaacccagctgcaaaagcacactgaaagtgcattgtccagtgTGTGCAGAACGGGCCAAGCACtaccctgggcaggcaagaaggaAGGGCCAAGAGCTGAGCACCGGCTCTTCCCTTCCGGCCGTCCCCATCCTGATCCTCCTAAATTCATAGACTCTGCTTTGCTGTCTAGATGGCCCTCTAGCCGAAAAACCTCCACTTGGGAGACCTGGGGTCTTAAATGGCACACACACGCCTTTCACCCCAATCTGTTTTCAGTTCCTGCCCTGGCTCTTTTCCCACAGAGGGCTGGAAACCCTAAGAATTTTGGGAAGCCCAGTTTCCATACCCGAGTCTGCCACGGAGCCACGGTGGCTGCTGGGCCTTAAGCCCAGCACAAGTGTCAGCTGCATATTTCGAGATTGCTCCTTCAAACCCGACCCCGGTATGggttgctgcttctcctcctgcgACGCCCCCTTACCTGGAGGTGCTCTTCGATGTCCTTCCTGTCGTAGGTGATCCCGCTGGGCGTGATGCAGGGCTCTCGCATCAGTTCGAAGCTGATCTTCCCGCAGAGGTAATCCGGGATGTCCCGTTTCTGGttcaggggagagaaagggcatCAGCAACGCCCTGGGAATTCTTTCATCTCCAGGCTTTAAAGAGCCATGGAGCTGCAGGGGGCTCGGGCCCCTCCTGCTCTGCATGCAGCcggcggggtgaccttgggctagtcacggatctcttagagctgttctcgcaggacagttctctcagagctctctcggccccacccacccttcgcggggagaggaagggaaaggtgtttgccagCCACTTCCGGGGTCCTTCGGCCCTTCTGGTGAAATCAGGCCAGTCTGCACCCAGTCTGCACAGCAATTGTGAAACTCAGCCGTCCAGGGACAAAAagagaggctcccccccccccccaaggcctagTTTCGTGTGCAGAAAGAGACAACTCCGGTCTGTTTGCAGACAACAAATCAGTAAAGTCACTGTGTTTTCCAGGAGATGCTGAGGGCAGGCAACTGGGTTCAGCAAGGATGATAAAACGGCTCTATTTCCATCGCCAAGGAGCTATAAAACCCTGGCAGGGAGAGGCGGGGTTGAGAAATCTCCTTCCTTGAGGTCCAGCCGGCGCCCCTGGCCAACCTGCCTCCTACAGGCCAGgccttggcaaaccacctccgacgTCTCTTACCAGGCAGACAATCTCAGGACCCCCTGGCTACGTGACACCCATGCTGTGTGATAGATACGCCAATAAGGATTGTGGTGAGAGCGTTCCGGGGTCCCCTCCACTTCCGGCCCCCTCCCTCGCTTGGCCACGGCGGCTTCTCACCTTCCGCTTCTCGTCCACTTGGGAGAAGAGCTCGTCCATCTCTGCCAGGTACTTTtcctgaaaaagagagagagaaccttgagcggggagggagaggagggtgcagatctcggaagctaagcagggcccacCCTGGCTGGTGTTTGGGTGGGAGGCTTTTGAGGGTTTGGCTGGAAGTCCCTCCAAGGAGGGGGTCAAGATTTAGAGTGAAGCCCCTTGCCTAGCGGCCTGACAGTCTTCCTGCCTACGCTACAGCCGCTGCATGATAAATTTTAAAATCCTCAAAGGAAAAAAGCCCCCAATCAAAGGGAttgaagatggaggaggagggcccTCACGTGTTTGGTTTCGATGTTTGCCAGCTGCACCCGGCCCCGGTTTTCGTCCACGCTGTCCTCTTTCTGGGCCTGCCGACATTCTTCGAGCTCCCTGCAAGAGAAACggagttattgatccacctgacagaatgagGACCCATACCGCATTTCGCCAACTTGTCAGCAAGAATATGGCGTGGAGCCTTATCAAAAGCTCTACTGAAGTCCAGATAAAcgatgtccacggcattcccctgatccagcaagggagccactttctcgaaaaaagagaagGGGGCAAAGAACAAGGCTCTGCTTCATCGCAGCCTGACAATACTGGGACCGCCTTGCAGGGCCGTTGTGTCGCCCGAGATAGCCTTTTAAATTCTTATAGAGACATTCAGAGTGTCCAAGGGCGAGCTGATGCCTGGACTGGGCCCGGCATTTTTTAAGACCCCCGCCCCCGTCCCCATGATCGGCAGGCCCTCCCTGGCTCTACCTCTCCTTCTCCGCCATGATGAGTTTGGTGAGATAGGAGTGCAGCTCGTCTTCCTGGTTGATCCGCTTCTCCTCGATGTTGTTCCAGCGCTTCTTCTTGGCGATCCGCAGGGCGCTGGGAATGTCGTCCCCAAAATTCAGCCGCTGCTCCTTGGCCAGGTTGTAGGCTGGAAGGGACAAGAGGTCTTCGCTCAGGGTCAGAAcggacagctctgggttgggaagggcCCGGAGAGCTTTGGGGTGGATgtgatttgggacagggagggacctcaggggaggagaatgctatggagccccccccctccaaaacagctgttttctccaggggaactgagctctttagtctggagatgagctagaattccagggaatccccccctggaggttggcatccctatctggagaggagagggacattTCTCCTGGATACTGGTCCCCCATTCAAAATTTTACAGGATTataccgtttttctctacccaagggagtctcgaagtagtttacaattgcctccccttccgctccccacaacagacgccctgcggggaggctgagagagctctcagagaacggCTCTGCGAGAacggctctaacaggactgtgactggctcaaggtcatccagctggctgccggCGGAGCtgcggggaatcaaagctgcccctcttaacaaCTGCTCCAAGCTGGCTCCCTTGCGATGGTGCCGAGGAGAGCAGCAAGGGTGatcctcccctcttcccttccttcctagcaaccctgcgaggtaggactGGCCGAGACAGAAAACGACTGGTTCTAAGCCACCCAAGCGAGCATCCTTGGCAGTGGGGGGTCCATTACACCCTGTTGGTTCCTCTAAATCCCCCCTTCCGAGTCCCGAGTCCCCCTACCTCTCTGCAGGTTGGCAATGGCTTCGTCGTAGTTCTCCATCTCCATCTGGCACTGCCCCAGGAAGAAGTGGGCCTTGACCGACTGGTTGTCCAGCTCCAGGGCGTGCTTGCAGTCGGCCAGGGCTTTGTCGTGTTGCTGCATTTTCAGGTAACACAAGGCACGGTTCGTGTAGTAGACGGCCACCAACGGATTTCGgttctgggaagggtggggggaagcgtTCAGAAGCGTGGCCGGAGGCTCGGCCCGCTCCGCAAGGGGGTGGTTCcgttacatttattattattatttattgtacgtATTATTATTATCCTGAACCCCTacagagggtgaggctgagagagctcccagagaactgtgcctggccccaaatcacccaaCTGACTATATGCAGAAgactggggattcgaacccagctcgccagattagaagctgccggtcTTAACCCCGCTGCTATGCTGGCTTTCTGCAGCAGTGATTGCACGGTTCTCGGGACGGAGCGGCTACGGTGCCCGAGGCCGAATCCTACGACACAAAGTAACGCTCGAGCATTTAAATTTTCCAGGGCTCTCAATCAGGCTGGCTGTAACAAAAAGGGGGCGTGTGTGGGTGCCTGTTTCAGATCCTGATCTCCGGGAGCCCCGTGTGTCTGCCGCCTTGTGGTGAGGGCCAGGCTGTCTGGAACAGATTGGGTGGAGCTGGTTTCGAGTTGCGCCTCCAGTTGCTTGCgaaggaggaggaaaaacagGTGGGGGC
Protein-coding sequences here:
- the STUB1 gene encoding E3 ubiquitin-protein ligase CHIP, which translates into the protein MKGKEEAEAEKGGAGLPGGIGGPGLGLGPAGGGGGGGGGGGLSGGSPEKSRSAQEYKEQGNRLFVGRKYPEAAACYGRAINRNPLVAVYYTNRALCYLKMQQHDKALADCKHALELDNQSVKAHFFLGQCQMEMENYDEAIANLQRAYNLAKEQRLNFGDDIPSALRIAKKKRWNNIEEKRINQEDELHSYLTKLIMAEKERELEECRQAQKEDSVDENRGRVQLANIETKHEKYLAEMDELFSQVDEKRKKRDIPDYLCGKISFELMREPCITPSGITYDRKDIEEHLQRVGHFDPVTRSPLTQDQLIPNLAMKEVIDAFISENGWVEEY